CCTTGACCACCACCAACAAGGACGAGAAGACCGCCCTGTACAAGGACGCGCAGCAGACCATCTGGAACGATGCGCCGTGGGCCTTTCTGGTCACGCAGGGCAACGTGTACGTGAAGTCGAAGAACCTGAGCGGCGTGTACGTGATGCCCGACACCAGCTTCTGGTATGGCGACGTCGATCTGAAGCAATAAAGGCAGTGCAATAAGCGCAGTGCAGTAACCCACCGCGCGGATGCTCCGGCATCCGCGCGCAGGAAATCCTTATGCTTACCTACATCGTCAAGCGCCTTCTGGGCATGATACCCACGCTGCTGCTGGTCATCGCGGTGGTGTTCATGTTCGTCCACATGCTGCCCGGCGACCCGGCGCGGCTGGCGGCGGGCCAGGACGCCGACGAACAGACAGTGCAACTGGTGCGCCAGGAACTCGGGCTGGACCTGCCCCTGCCGCAACAGTTCGTCCGCTATTTCACGCACATGCTGCAGGGCGACCTGGGCGTGTCCCTGCGCAGCAAGCGCCCCGTCAGCACCGAGATCGCCGACCGCTTCATGCCGACGCTGCTGCTGACCATGACCAGCATGGTGTGGTCCGTGCTGTTCGGCATGGTCATCGGCATCGCGTCCGCCGTCTGGCGCAACCGCTGGCCGGACCGCCTGGGCATGACGCTGGCCGTGTCGGGCATTTCCTTCCCCGCGTTCGCGCTCGGGATGATGATGATGCAGGTGTTTTCGGTGCAGCTGGGCTGGCTGCCGACCATAGGCGCGTCCAGCTGGAAACACTACATACTGCCTTCCATCACGCTGGGCGCGGCCGTGGCGGCCGTGATGGCGCGGTTCACGCGCGCGTCCTTCGTCGAAGTCATACAGGAAGACTTCGTGCGCACCGCGCGCGCCAAGGGCCTGGCCGAATCGGTGGTGGTGGCCAAGCACACGCTGCGCAACGCCCTGATCCCGGTCGTCACCATGATGGGCCTGCAGTTCGGTTTTCTGCTGGGCGGCTCCATCGTCGTCGAGACCGTGTTCAGCTGGCCCGGCCTGGGCGCGCTGCTGGTCGACGCCGTGACGCAACGCGACTATCCCGTGATCCAGGGCCTGGTGCTGCTGTTCTCCCTGGAATTCATTCTGATCAACCTGGTGGTGGACGTGCTGTATGGCGTGATCAACCCCAGCATCCGGTACAAGTGAGGCGGCCATGTCGCAACCCATGACGCAACTCGACAACACCGCCGCCGCCGGCGCCGCGACCGCCGCCGTGCCGGCCGGCGCCGAAGCCGTGCGCACGCCGTTCACGGAATTCTGGCGCAAGTTCAAGAAGCAGCACCTCGCCATGGGCGCGGGTATCTTCGTGTTGCTGCTGGTCGTGGTGGCCGCGCTGGCGCCATGGATCGTCCCCTTCGACGCCGAGAACTATTTCGACTACGACAATCTGAACGCCGGTCCGTCGCTGGTGCACTGGCTGGGCGTGGACGCGCTGGGCCGCGACATCTTCAGCCGCATCCTGATGGGCGCGCGCATTTCGCTGGTCACGGGCTTCGTCTCGGTGGCGCTGGGCGCGGCCGTGGGCACCTTCCTGGGCCTGATGGCGGGCTACTACGAAGGCTGGTGGGAACGCGTCAGCATGCGGCTGTCGGACGTGCTGCTGGCCTTCCCCGGCATGCTGCTGGCGATCGGCGTGGTGGCCATCCTGGGCTCCAGCATGGTCAACGTGGTGGTCGCGGTGGCGGTGTTCAGCGTGCCGGCCTTCGCCCGCCTGGTGCGCGGCAACACGCTGTCCATCAAGCACATGACCTACGTGGAAGCCGTGCGCAGTATCGGCGCGTCGGACTGGACCATCATCATGCGGCATATCCTGCCCGGCACGATATCGCCCATCGTCGTCTACGGCACCATGCGCATCGGCACCTCCATCATCACGGCGGCCAGCCTGTCCTTCCTGGGCATGGGCGCGCAGCCGCCCACGCCGGAGTGGGGCGCGATGCTGAACGAGGCGCGCGCGGATATGGTGACGTCGCCGCACATCGCGGTGTTCCCGGCGCTGGCCATTTTCCTGACCGTACTGGCGTTCAACCTGCTGGGGGACGGCCTGCGCGACGCGCTGGATCCCAAGATCGATCGGCGCTGATCCATGGCCACGGACATGACGGCAGGCAGCGGCGCGGCGAAGCCGGCCCGCGCCGGCGAGCAGCCCCGCGTCGGCACGCTGCCTTCGGGCGCGCTCGACACCATCTGCGACGTCGCCGGCGTGGCGGTGGGCCATGCGACGCTGGCGCGCGGCGCCACCCAGACCGGTGTGACGGTCGTGCGCCCGCACGCCGGCGATCCCTATCGGGACAAGGTGCCGGCCGGACTGGCGGTGTTGAATGGCTTCGGCAAGAGCATCGGCCTGGTGCAGGTGGAAGAGCTCGGCCTGCTGGAAACGCCGATCGCGCTGACCAATACCTTCGCGGTCGGCACCGTGGCCAACGCCCAGATCCGCCAGGCGGTGGGCGCCAATCCGGAAATCGGCCGAGCCTGGCCGACGGTGAACCCGCTGGTGTTCGAGTGCAATGACGGCTATCTGAACGACATCCAGGCCATGGCCGTGGCCGAGTCCGACTACGTGGCCGCCCACGGCGCCGCGTCGGCCGATTGCGCGCAGGGCGCCGTCGGCGCGGGCCGGGGGATGTCCTGCTTCGGTTTCAAGGGCGGCATCGGCAGCGCGTCGCGGATGACGCGCCCGGCGGACGGCCGGTCCTGGACGGTAGGCGCCCTGGTGCTGGCGAATTTCGGCCGCCGGCCCCTGCTGACGGTCGCCGGGCGGCCCTTCGGGCAGTGGCTGGAGCGCGATCGCGCGCTGGGCCCCCAGGCAGGCAGCGCGGCCGCGGCGGGGCAAGACGCCACGATGGCGGATCCCGCCGACGGCGCCGCCACGGCAGGCGCGGAAAAGGGTTCCATCATCCTGCTGCTGGCGACCGATGCGCCGCTGGACGCCCGCCAGCTGCGCCGCCTGGCGCTGCGGGCCGGTGCCGGCCTGGCCCGCACAGGTTCCGTATTCGGCCACGGCAGCGGCGACATCGCGCTGGCCTTCTCCACGGCCTATACCGTGCCGCACCTGGCGGACCGCGGCATGCCGGCGATCGCCATGCTCCATGAAACCCGCATCGATCCGCTGTTCGAGGCGGCCGCCGAAGCGATCGAGCAGGCCATCCTGCACGCGCTATGGCGCGCGGACGGCGTTACCGGCCGCGACGGCCATGCCAGGGCGGCCCTGCGCGACGCGATTCCCGCCTGGCGGGAATGGCTGGACGGCCGGCCCTGAACACGGGGCCCTGAGCGCCGAGCCCTGAGCGCCAGGCCAGGATATCGACCTACAAAAAGCACCTACAGGAAGCTTTTCATGCGCATACTCGTTTCCACCGACATCGAGGGCGTCGCCGGCGTCTTCCATTCCCAGCAGGTCACCGCCGGCAACGCCGAATACGAGCGTGCCCGCGCCTGGATGACGGGCGAAGCCAACGCGGCGGTCGCCGGCGCCTTCGAAGGGGGCGCCGATGACGTGCTGGTCAACGACTCGCACGGCGGTTTTCGCAATCTGCTGCCCGACGGCATCGACGAACGCGCCCGGCTGGTGCTGGGCAAACCGCGCTACCTGGGCATGATGGGCGGACTGGAAGAGCCCTGCGACGCGGTCTTCATGATCGGTTACCACTCGCGTGCCCAGGGCCGTGGCGTGCTCGCCCACACCATCAACGGTTTTTCCTTCGCCAAGGTCCGCATCAACGGCATGGAGCTGGGCGAAGCCGGGCTCTACGGCGCGCTGGCGGGCGAACTGGGCGTCCCGGTCGCCCTGGCCAGCGGCGACGATGTCTTCATCGGCGAAACCCGCGAGCTGTTTCCCGGCGCGGCCTGGGTCCAGACCAAGATCGCGCGCGGGCAGGGCAGCGGCGTATCGCTGTCGCCGGCGGCCGCGCGCGCGGCCATCCGCGACGCCGCGCGCCAGGCCATGGACAATATCGGCAGCCTCAAGCCCTGGCGTATCGAGCCGCCTATAGAATGCGTGCTGCAGACCCAGAACCCGGCGCTGGCCGACCTGTTCTGCACCTGGCCCGCGCTGGAGCGCGTGGACGGCGTAACGCTGCGCTTCACCACCGACAGCATGCAGGCCGCCATACGCACGCTCAACAGCCTGGCCGCCATGTCATTCATGCTGCGCTGACCGCGCCCCAAGGATTTCCATGCCGCATACCGACACCCGTATCGCAGCGCTGCGCCACGCCATGGCCGCGCGCGGCCTGACGGCCTACGTCGTCCCGTCCGCCGATCCCCACCTGTCCGAATACCTGCCGGCGCGCTGGCAGGGGCGGCAATGGCTGTCCGGCTTCACCGGTTCGGTGGGGACCCTGGTCGTCACCGCGGATTTCGCCGGCCTGTGGGTGGACAGCCGCTATTGGGTGCAGGCGGAAGCGCAACTGGCGGGCACCTGTGTCAGCCTGATGAAGCTGGGCGATCCGTCCGTGCCGGCGCACCCTGAATGGCTGGCGGCGCATTGCAAGGCGCGGGCCGCCGCCGGGCAGGCCGCGGTCGGCGCGGACGGCCAGGTGTTGTCGCTGGCCGCGCACCGGGTGCTGGCCGACGCGGTGACCGCCGCGGGCGGCCGCCTCGATATCTCCCACGACCTGCTGGCCGACATCTGGCCGGACCGCCCGGGATTGCCGGCGGCGCCGGTGCGCGAGCACCTGCCGCCTTACGCCTGCGTGACGCGCGCCGACAAGCTGGCGCGCGTCCGCGCGGCCATGCGGGCCAAGGGTGCGACGGCCCACCTGATCAGCTCGCTGGACGATGTCGCGTGGCTGTTCAACCTGCGCGGCGCCGATGTGGACTACAACCCGGTCTTCGTCGGCCATGCGCTGATCCTGGCCGACCGCGCCGAACTGTACACCGCGGCCGGCAAGATCGACGCCGCCCTGGCGCAACGCCTGGGCGCCGATGGCGTCGCCATCCGCCCCTACGACGCCTACGCGCAGGCCCTGGCCGGGCTGCCGGCGGACGCGGCGGTCCTGGTGGATCCGGCGCGCACCACGGTCGGCGTGCTGGCGGCGCTGCCCGCCACCGCGCGCCGCGTGGAAGCCATCAACCCGAGCACCCTGGCCAAATCCCGCAAGACCGATGACGAACTGGCCCATGTACGCGCGGTCATGGAGCAGGACGGCGCCGCCCTCTGCGAATTCTTCGCCTGGTTCGACGCCGCCGTGGGGCGCGAAGCGATCACCGAGCTGACCATAGACGAAAAGCTGAGCGCCGCCCGCCGGCGCCGCCCCGGATTCGTCTCGCTCAGCTTCGGCACCATCGCGGCCTACAACGCCAATGGCGCCATGCCGCATTACCGCGCCACCCCGGAGTCGCACGCCGCCATCGAAGGCGACGGTCTTCTGCTGATCGATTCGGGCGGCCAGTACGAAGGCGGCACCACGGACATCACCCGGGTCGTCGGCGTCGGGCGCCCCACGGCCGAGCAGAAGCGCGATTTCACCCTGGTGCTGAAAGGCATGATCGCGCTGTCGCGCGCCCGTTTTCCGCGCGGCGTGCTGTCGCCGATGCTCGACGCCATCGCGCGCGCGCCCATCTGGGAAGGCGGCGCGGAATACGGCCATGGCACCGGCCATGGCGTGGGCTACTTCATGAACGTGCACGAAGGGCCGCAGGTGATCGCGCACCGCGCCCAGGCCACGCCCCATACCGCCATGGAGCCCGGCATGATCACGTCCAACGAGCCGGGCATCTACCGGCCGGGACGCTGGGGCGTGCGGATCGAGAACCTGGTCTGCAACCGGCCCGCGCAGACCACGGAGCTGGGTGAATTCCTGGCGTTCGAGACGCTGACGCTGTGTCCCATCGATACGACCTGCATCCTGGCGGACATGCTGCGGCCGGACGAGATCGCCTGGCTGGACGGCTATCACGCCCAGGTGCGCGAGCGCCTGCTGCCGCACGTCGACGGCGCCGCCCGGGAATGGCTGTTGGCGCGCACGCGGGCGCTGGCCACGGCGGAGTAGGCGAGCCCCGGGGGCCGCGCGGGCGGCCGCCGTTGTTACTTCGCGACGCGATGGGAAATACCGGGATTCGCCGACGGCCCGGCTATAATCCAAATTTCCCGCACGCGCCCGGCCGCCCGGGCGCTATTCACGATGACCAAATACGTATTTGTCACCGGTGGCGTAGTGTCTTCCCTGGGGAAAGGCATCGCCGCCGCGTCCCTCGGCGCGATCCTGGAATCGCGCGGTCTGCAAGTCACCCTGCTCAAGCTCGACCCGTACATCAACGTCGATCCCGGCACCATGAGCCCCTTCCAGCATGGCGAGGTTTTCGTCACGGAAGACGGCGCCGAGACCGACCTGGACCTGGGCCATTACGAGCGCTTCATTTCCACGCGCATGCGCAAGGTGAACAACTTCACCACCGGCCAGATCTACGAATCCGTGCTGCGCAAGGAACGCCGGGGCGACTACCTGGGCAAGACGGTGCAGGTCATCCCGCACATCACCAATGAAATCCAGGACTTCATCGCTCGTGGCGCCGAAGCCGGCTGGGATGGCAACACCGACGTGGCCATCGTCGAAATCGGCGGCACGGTCGGCGATATCGAGTCCCTGCCTTTCCTGGAAGCCGCGCGGCAGATGAGCCTGCGCATGGGCCGCAACAACGCGGCCTTCATCCACCTGACCCTGGTGCCCTTCATCGCATCGGCGGGCGAACTGAAAACCAAGCCCACGCAGCACTCGGTGCAGAAACTGCGCGAAATCGGTATCTATCCGGATGCGCTGCTGTGCCGGGCGGACCGGCCCATCCCGGAAGACGAACGCGCCAAGATTTCACTGTTTTCCAACGTGCCGCTGGACGCCGTCATTTCGGTCTGGGACGCGGATTCGATCTACAAGATTCCCGCCATGCTGCACAAGCAGGGCCTGGACAACCTGGTGTGCGACGCCCTGGGCCTGACGCCGCCCCCGGCCGACCTGTCCATGTGGGACGACCTGGTCGAAGCCCTGGAACATCCGGTGCACGAAGTTACGATCGGCATGGTCGGCAAGTACGTCGACCTGACGGAATCGTACAAGTCGCTGACCGAAGCCCTGGTCCACGCCGGCATCCATACCCGTTCGCGCGTCAAGATCGAATACATCGACTCGGAAGACCTGGAAGCGCACGGCACGGACAGCCTCAAGCACCTGGACGCCATCCTGGTGCCGGGCGGCTTCGGCAAGCGCGGCACCGAAGGCAAGATCGCCGCCATCCGCTATGCGCGCGAAAACGGCGTGCCCTACCTGGGCATCTGCCTGGGCATGCAGCTGGCGGTCATCGAGTTCTCGCGCCACGTGGCCGGCCTGGGCGGTGCCAACAGCACGGAATTCGATCCCGCCGCCCCGCACCCGGTCGTCGCCCTGATCACCGAATGGATGGATCGCGAAGGCCGCGTGGAAAAGCGCGACGCCAATTCCGACCTGGGCGGCACCATGCGCAAGGGCGCGCAGCGCTGCCCGGTCAAGCCCGGCACGTTGGCCGCGAAGATCTACGGGCCGGAAGTCAACGAACGGCACCGCCATCGCTACGAAGTGAACAACGTCTACGTGCCCCGGCTGGAAGACGCCGGCATGGTGATCAGCGCGCGTACGCCCACCGAGAACCTGCCGGAAATGATGGAGCTGCCGGCGCATCCCTGGTTCGTGGGCGTGCAGTTCCACCCGGAATTCACGTCGACGCCGCGCGACGGGCACCCGCTGTTCTCCAGCTACATCCAGGCCGCCATCGACAGGCAGCAACGCCGCGCGGCGGACGCCGCGTGAAGCGGGCGTCCGCGCGCTCGCACGCAGCCGCGGACGCTCCGTGAACGCCACCGCGCCATGGCCGTTTGATTCCAGTCGGCGCCGGCCGGTCCGGCGCCGCAGCGCAAAGTTTTCAACGATCTCAACGACCTAGGGAAGACCATCATGAGTGCAATCGTCGACATCATCGGCCGCGAAATCCTGGATTCGCGCGGCAATCCCACCGTGGAATGCGATGTGCTGCTGGAATCGGGCGCCATGGGCCGGGCCGCGGTGCCGTCGGGCGCCTCCACCGGCACGCGCGAAGCCATCGAACTGCGCGACGGCGACAAAGGCCGCTACCTGGGCAAGGGCGTGCTGCGCGCGGTCGAAAACCTGAACACCGAAATCTCCGAAGCGCTGATGGGGCTGGACGCGCAGGAACAGACCTTCGTCGACCGCACCCTGATCGAACTGGACGGCACCGATGCCAAGGAACGCCTGGGCGCCAACGCCATCCTGGCCGCCAGCATGGCGGTGGCGCGCGCCGCCGCCGACGAATCCGGCCTGTCGCTGTACCGCTATTTCGGCGGCAGCGGCCCCATGAGCATGCCGGTGCCCATGATGAACGTCATCAACGGCGGCGCGCACGCCAACAACACGCTGGACCTGCAGGAATTCATGATCCTGCCGGTGGGCGCGGCCAGCTTCCGCGAAGCGCTGCGCTGGGGCGCGGAAGTCTTCCACGCGCTCAAGAAGCTGATCAACGCGCAAGGCATGTCCACCGCCGTGGGCGACGAAGGCGGTTTCGCGCCCAACGTCGCCAATCACGAGGCCGCCATCCAGCTGATCCTGAAAGCCATCGGCGAAGCCGGCTACGAACCCGGCACGCAGATCGCGCTGGGCCTGGATTGCGCCAGCTCGGAATTCTTCAAGAACGGCAAGTACGTGCTGGAAGGTGAAGGCGGCATTTCGCTGAGCTCGCAGGAATTCGCCAATCTGCTGGCCACGTGGTGCGACAAGTACCCCATCATTTCGATCGAAGACGGCATGGCCGAAAACGATTGGGACGGCTGGAAGCTGCTGACCGACCAACTGGGCAAGAAGGTGCAGCTGGTCGGCGACGATCTGTTCGTCACCAATACGCGCATCCTGAAGGAAGGCATCTCCCGGGGCGTGGCCAATTCCATCCTGATCAAGATCAACCAGATCGGCACGCTGACCGAAACTTTCGCCGCCATCGAAATGGCCAAGCGCGCCGGCTACACCGCCGTGGTTTCGCATCGCTCGGGTGAAACGGAAGACTCCACCATCGCTGATATCGCCGTGGCGACCAATGCCATGCAGATCAAGACCGGGTCGCTGTCGCGTTCGGACCGCATGGCCAAGTACAACCAGCTGCTCCGCATCGAGGAAGAACTGGCTGAAGTCGCGTCCTATCCTGGCGTGGAAGCCTTCTACAACCTGCGCTGACCTGGTCGCGCGTCCGGCGGCCGGCCCTGACGGGGCGGCGGCCGTTCAACCCTGTTCGGATACCGCATGCGCCTGTTGTTCCTGGTTCTACTGGCCCTGGTCTGCCTGATCCAGTACCCGTTGTGGCTGGGCAAGGGCGGCTGGTTCAAGGTGTGGGACCTGCAGAAACAGGTGGCCGCGCAGCGCGCCGTCAACGAAGGCATGCGCGCCCGCAACGCCGCCCTGGATGCGGAAGTGCACGACCTGCAGTCGGGCACGGGCGCGATCGAGGAACGGGCGCGCAGCGAACTGGGCATGATGAAGGACGGCGAGGTTTTCGTGCAGATCGTGCCCGCCGGCAGCGCACCCGCCACGTCCGCTTCCGCGCAAGCGCCGCAATCCGCCGACG
This genomic interval from Bordetella genomosp. 9 contains the following:
- the gsiC gene encoding glutathione ABC transporter permease GsiC codes for the protein MLTYIVKRLLGMIPTLLLVIAVVFMFVHMLPGDPARLAAGQDADEQTVQLVRQELGLDLPLPQQFVRYFTHMLQGDLGVSLRSKRPVSTEIADRFMPTLLLTMTSMVWSVLFGMVIGIASAVWRNRWPDRLGMTLAVSGISFPAFALGMMMMQVFSVQLGWLPTIGASSWKHYILPSITLGAAVAAVMARFTRASFVEVIQEDFVRTARAKGLAESVVVAKHTLRNALIPVVTMMGLQFGFLLGGSIVVETVFSWPGLGALLVDAVTQRDYPVIQGLVLLFSLEFILINLVVDVLYGVINPSIRYK
- the gsiD gene encoding glutathione ABC transporter permease GsiD; the protein is MTQLDNTAAAGAATAAVPAGAEAVRTPFTEFWRKFKKQHLAMGAGIFVLLLVVVAALAPWIVPFDAENYFDYDNLNAGPSLVHWLGVDALGRDIFSRILMGARISLVTGFVSVALGAAVGTFLGLMAGYYEGWWERVSMRLSDVLLAFPGMLLAIGVVAILGSSMVNVVVAVAVFSVPAFARLVRGNTLSIKHMTYVEAVRSIGASDWTIIMRHILPGTISPIVVYGTMRIGTSIITAASLSFLGMGAQPPTPEWGAMLNEARADMVTSPHIAVFPALAIFLTVLAFNLLGDGLRDALDPKIDRR
- a CDS encoding DmpA family aminopeptidase — encoded protein: MATDMTAGSGAAKPARAGEQPRVGTLPSGALDTICDVAGVAVGHATLARGATQTGVTVVRPHAGDPYRDKVPAGLAVLNGFGKSIGLVQVEELGLLETPIALTNTFAVGTVANAQIRQAVGANPEIGRAWPTVNPLVFECNDGYLNDIQAMAVAESDYVAAHGAASADCAQGAVGAGRGMSCFGFKGGIGSASRMTRPADGRSWTVGALVLANFGRRPLLTVAGRPFGQWLERDRALGPQAGSAAAAGQDATMADPADGAATAGAEKGSIILLLATDAPLDARQLRRLALRAGAGLARTGSVFGHGSGDIALAFSTAYTVPHLADRGMPAIAMLHETRIDPLFEAAAEAIEQAILHALWRADGVTGRDGHARAALRDAIPAWREWLDGRP
- a CDS encoding M55 family metallopeptidase codes for the protein MRILVSTDIEGVAGVFHSQQVTAGNAEYERARAWMTGEANAAVAGAFEGGADDVLVNDSHGGFRNLLPDGIDERARLVLGKPRYLGMMGGLEEPCDAVFMIGYHSRAQGRGVLAHTINGFSFAKVRINGMELGEAGLYGALAGELGVPVALASGDDVFIGETRELFPGAAWVQTKIARGQGSGVSLSPAAARAAIRDAARQAMDNIGSLKPWRIEPPIECVLQTQNPALADLFCTWPALERVDGVTLRFTTDSMQAAIRTLNSLAAMSFMLR
- a CDS encoding aminopeptidase P family protein, with the protein product MPHTDTRIAALRHAMAARGLTAYVVPSADPHLSEYLPARWQGRQWLSGFTGSVGTLVVTADFAGLWVDSRYWVQAEAQLAGTCVSLMKLGDPSVPAHPEWLAAHCKARAAAGQAAVGADGQVLSLAAHRVLADAVTAAGGRLDISHDLLADIWPDRPGLPAAPVREHLPPYACVTRADKLARVRAAMRAKGATAHLISSLDDVAWLFNLRGADVDYNPVFVGHALILADRAELYTAAGKIDAALAQRLGADGVAIRPYDAYAQALAGLPADAAVLVDPARTTVGVLAALPATARRVEAINPSTLAKSRKTDDELAHVRAVMEQDGAALCEFFAWFDAAVGREAITELTIDEKLSAARRRRPGFVSLSFGTIAAYNANGAMPHYRATPESHAAIEGDGLLLIDSGGQYEGGTTDITRVVGVGRPTAEQKRDFTLVLKGMIALSRARFPRGVLSPMLDAIARAPIWEGGAEYGHGTGHGVGYFMNVHEGPQVIAHRAQATPHTAMEPGMITSNEPGIYRPGRWGVRIENLVCNRPAQTTELGEFLAFETLTLCPIDTTCILADMLRPDEIAWLDGYHAQVRERLLPHVDGAAREWLLARTRALATAE
- a CDS encoding CTP synthase, coding for MTKYVFVTGGVVSSLGKGIAAASLGAILESRGLQVTLLKLDPYINVDPGTMSPFQHGEVFVTEDGAETDLDLGHYERFISTRMRKVNNFTTGQIYESVLRKERRGDYLGKTVQVIPHITNEIQDFIARGAEAGWDGNTDVAIVEIGGTVGDIESLPFLEAARQMSLRMGRNNAAFIHLTLVPFIASAGELKTKPTQHSVQKLREIGIYPDALLCRADRPIPEDERAKISLFSNVPLDAVISVWDADSIYKIPAMLHKQGLDNLVCDALGLTPPPADLSMWDDLVEALEHPVHEVTIGMVGKYVDLTESYKSLTEALVHAGIHTRSRVKIEYIDSEDLEAHGTDSLKHLDAILVPGGFGKRGTEGKIAAIRYARENGVPYLGICLGMQLAVIEFSRHVAGLGGANSTEFDPAAPHPVVALITEWMDREGRVEKRDANSDLGGTMRKGAQRCPVKPGTLAAKIYGPEVNERHRHRYEVNNVYVPRLEDAGMVISARTPTENLPEMMELPAHPWFVGVQFHPEFTSTPRDGHPLFSSYIQAAIDRQQRRAADAA
- the eno gene encoding phosphopyruvate hydratase, with amino-acid sequence MSAIVDIIGREILDSRGNPTVECDVLLESGAMGRAAVPSGASTGTREAIELRDGDKGRYLGKGVLRAVENLNTEISEALMGLDAQEQTFVDRTLIELDGTDAKERLGANAILAASMAVARAAADESGLSLYRYFGGSGPMSMPVPMMNVINGGAHANNTLDLQEFMILPVGAASFREALRWGAEVFHALKKLINAQGMSTAVGDEGGFAPNVANHEAAIQLILKAIGEAGYEPGTQIALGLDCASSEFFKNGKYVLEGEGGISLSSQEFANLLATWCDKYPIISIEDGMAENDWDGWKLLTDQLGKKVQLVGDDLFVTNTRILKEGISRGVANSILIKINQIGTLTETFAAIEMAKRAGYTAVVSHRSGETEDSTIADIAVATNAMQIKTGSLSRSDRMAKYNQLLRIEEELAEVASYPGVEAFYNLR
- the ftsB gene encoding cell division protein FtsB, whose protein sequence is MRLLFLVLLALVCLIQYPLWLGKGGWFKVWDLQKQVAAQRAVNEGMRARNAALDAEVHDLQSGTGAIEERARSELGMMKDGEVFVQIVPAGSAPATSASAQAPQSADASNRPGAAPATPAANRATGASPASRAGAGTNANAAQGTRR